GTCCCCGGCGACCGTGAGCGCGAAGTGGTGGCGGCCCACCGATTCCAGCACCCGGTCGATGATCCGGCGGTGGGAGGCCGAGACGAGTGCGGTGGGCACCTCGTACACGGCCAGCTCGGCGAGCAGCCGCTCGGCTCCCGGCATCAGCGGCACACCCCGGCTGATGCGCTTCTCGAATCCGTCGTTGAGCAGCACGGTCAGCTCGTCCAGCCGGATGTCGGCGCCGGTGACGTCGATGAGGTAGCCGGCGCTGCGGGACATCGGACCGCCGACGACCACGTCCCGCCAGGCCTCGTCCAAACGGTGTCCGAGGCCGGCGAAGACCTCCTTCTCGACGTCCCACCAGAATCCCTCGGTATCGACCAGGGTTCCGTCCATGTCGAGAAGAACCGCCTGCAGGGCGGCCTCTTCGGCCGTGCGGGTCAAGGACGCGGGAACCGTACTGGTCATCCGGCACACCTTCCGTAAGGGACGAGAAGGCCGGCCGCCATTCCCAGAAGTGGGAGGGCGACCGGCCTGCGCTGGACCGACCAGTGTACGACGTGTCGTCCCGCGGTGCGCGGCAGGCGCGTGACCGCGGGGCGAAATCCGTCCTACCGGGCGTTGAAGTACTTCGCCTCGGGGTGGTGGATGACGATGGCGTCGGTGGACTGCTCCGGGTGGAGCTGGAACTCCTCGGAGAGGTGCACGCCGATCCGCTCCGGCTGGAGGAGGTCGGCGATCTTGGCCCGGTCCTCCAGGTCCGGGCACGCCCCGTAACCGAGGGAGAACCGCGCGCCGCGGTACTTCAGCGCGAACATGTCCTCGACGTCCTCCGGGTCCTCCCCGCCGAAGCCCAGCTCGCTGCGGACCCGGGCGTGCCAGTACTCGGCGAGGGCTTCCGCGAGCTGGACGGAGAGGCCGTGCAGCTCCAGGTAGTCGCGGTAGGAGTTGGCGGCGAACAGCTCGGCGGTGGCCTCGCCGATCCGGGAGCCGACGGTGACGATCTGGAGGCCGATGACATCGGTCTCGCCGGACTCCTCGGGGCGGAAGAAGTCGGCGAGGCAGAGGCGGCGGCCGCGGCGCTGGCGCGGGAAGGTGAAGCGGGTGCGCTCCGAGCCGTCCTCGTGGAGGAGGATCAGGTCCTCGCCCTTGGAGACGCAGGGGAAGTAGCCGTAGACGACGGCGGCTTCCAGGAGGTTGTTGGACTGGAGGTGGTCGAGCCAGCCGCGCAGGTGCGGGCGTCCCTCGGTCTCCACCAGCTCCTCGTACGTCGGCCCGTCGCCGGTCCTGGCCTGCTTGAGGCCCCACTGGCCCTTGAACAGGGCGCCCTCGTCGAGCCAGGAGGCGTAGTCCTTGAGCGGAATGCCCTTGACGACCCGGGTGCCGCGGAAGGGCGGCTCGGGGATGGGGTTGGTGGTGGAGACGTCCGAGCGCACCGAGCCCTCGGGCTCCTCGACCTCCAGCACGGCGGTGTCGGTGTCCTTCTTGGGAACCCGGCGCTGCTTCAGCTCGGGCAGGGCCGCGCCCGGCACGCCGCGCTTGACGCCGATGAGCGCGTCCATCAGGCGCAGGCCCTCGAAGGCGTCGCGGGCGTAGCGGACCTCGCCCTCGTAGATCTCGTGCAGGTCCTGCTCGACGTAGGCCCGGGTCAGCGCGGCGCCGCCGAGGATGACCGGGAAGTCGGCGGCCATCTTGCGCTGGTTGAGCTCCTGGAGGTTCTCCTTCATGATCACGGTCGACTTCACCAGGAGACCGGACATGCCGATGACGTCGGCGCGGTGTTCCTCGGCGGCTTCCAGGATCGCGGAGACGGGCTGCTTGATGCCGAGGTTGACGACGTTGTAGCCGTTGTTGGAGAGGATGATGTCGACGAGGTTCTTGCCGATGTCGTGGACGTCGCCCCGGACGGTGGCCAGCACGATGGTGCCCTTGCCCTCGTCGTCGGACTTCTCCATGTGCGGCTCCAGGTGGGCCACCGCGCTCTTCATGACCTCGGCGGACTGGAGGACGAACGGGAGCTGCATCTGGCCGGAGCCGAACAGCTCGCCGACGACCTTCATGCCCTCCAGCAGCGTGTTGTTGACGATGTCGAGGGCCGGGGTGTCCTGGAGGGCTTCGTCGAGGTCGGCTTCCAGGCCGTTCTTCTCGCCGTCGATGATGCGGCGCTGGAGCCGCTCGTCCAGCGGGAGGGCCATCAGCTCCTCGGCCTTGCCCGCCTTCATCGACTTCATGTTGACGCCCTCGAACAGCTCCATGAGCTTCTGGAGGGGGTCGTAGCCCTCGGCGCGGCGGTCGTAGATCAGGTCGAGGGCGACCTCGACCTGCTCCTCTTCCAGCCGGGCGATCGGCAGGATCTTCGAAGCGTGCACGATCGCGGAGTCGAGGCCCGCCTTGACGCACTCGTCGAGGAAGACGGAGTTCAGCACGACACGGGCGGCCGGGTTGAGGCCGAAGGAGATGTTGGAGAGGCCCAGCGTGGTCTGGACGTCGGGGTGGCGCTTCTTCAGCTCGCGGATGGCCCCGATGGTGGCGATGCCGTCGCCGCGGGACTCCTCCTGGCCGGTGCAGATGGTGAAGGTCAGGGTGTCGATGAGGATGTCGGACTCGCGGATGCCCCAGTTGGTGGTGAGGTCCTCGATCAGCCGCTCGGCGATGGCGACTTTGTGCTCGACCGTGCGGGCCTGGCCCTCCTCGTCGATCGTCAGGGCGATCAGGGCGGCGCCGTGCTCGGCGGCCAGGGCGCTGACCTGCGCGAAGCGGGACTCGGGGCCGTCGCCGTCCTCGTAGTTGACCGAGTTCAGCACGGCCCGGCCGCCGAGCTGCTCAAGACCGGCCCGCAGGACGTCCAGCTCGGTGGAGTCCAGCACGATCGGCAGGGTGGAGGCGGTCGCGAAGCGGCCGGCCAGCTCGGTCATGTCGGCGACGCCGTCCCGGCCCACGTAGTCGACGCAGAGGTCGAGCATGTGCGCGCCCTCGCGGATCTGGTCGCGGGCCATCTCCACGCAGTCGTCCCAGCGGGCCTCCAGCATGGCCTCGCGGAACTTCTTGGAGCCGTTGGCGTTGGTGCGCTCCCCGATGGCCAGGTAGGCGGTGTCCTGGCGGAAGGGGATGTGCTGGTAGAGGGAGGCGGCGCCGGGCTCGGGGCGCGGGTCGCGCTCCGTCGGCGTCAGCTCGCGCGCGCGGTCGACGACGGCCTTCAGGTGCGCCGGGGTCGTACCGCAGCAGCCGCCGATGAGGGAGAGGCCGTAGTCCCGGACGAAGTGTTCCTGGGAGTCGGCGAGACCGTCGGGGCCGAGCGGGAAGTGGGCGCCGTCCTTGGTGAGGACGGGCAGCCCGGCGTTGGGCATGCACATCAGGGGCGTACGGGAGTGGCGGGCGAGGTAGCGCAGGTGCTCGCTCATCTCGTCCGGGCCGGTCGAGCAGTTCAGCCCGATCAGGTCGATGCCCAGCGGCTCCAGGGCGGTCAGCGCCGCGCCGATCTCGGAGCCGAGGAGCATGACGCCCGTGGTCTCGAAGGCGAGGGAGCAGATCAGCGGCACCTGGAGTCCGAGGGCGTCCATCGCGCGGCGGGCGCCGATGATGCTGGCCTTGGTCTGCAGGAGGTCCTGGGTGGTCTCGACGATCAGCGCGTCGGAGCCGCCCGCGAGGAGGCCCTCGGCGTTCTGCTGGTAGCCGTCGCGCAGGACGTCGTACGTGATGTGGCCGAGCGAGGGCAGCTTGGTGCCGGGGCCGATCGAGCCGAGGACCCAGCGCTGGCGGCCGTCCTTCGCACCGAACTCGTCGGCGACCTCGCGGGCGATCCGGGCGCCGGACTCGGAGAGCTCGAAGATCCGGTCGGCGATCTCGTACTCGTTGGCGGCGGAGTGGTTCGCGCCGAAGGTGTTGGTCTCGACGCAGTCGACGCCGACCGCGAAGTACTCCTCGTGGACCGAGCGCACGATGTCGGGCCGGGTGATGTTGAGGATCTCGTTGCAGCCTTCGAGATTCTCGAAGTCCTCCAGCGTGGGGTCCTGTGCCTGGAGCATGGTGCCCATCGCCCCGTCGGCCACCACCACGCGGGTGGCGAGTGCCTCTCGGAGTGCTTCTGCGCGGGTCCGGCTGTCGGCGGCGGATGTCGGCAACGAGGCCATGGATGATCTCCCAGGGATGCGACGGCTGTCGGCTTTGCGTCCTTCTCGGGGAAGGCGCACCTCGCCAGCCTAGCCCGACGGGGCCCGGGTCCGTAGGGGCGTCCACGGGGCGGAACGCGTACGACCTGCATGCTGTGGCGGGTGCGACACGTGCGGCCGGGTGGCGGAGACTTTCCCCGGAGTCCGGCGCAGGTCGGCATCGACCGATAGTGTTCAGCATTGTCGAACCGAGGTGGAGGAGTACGGCGCGATGGCCAAGAACATCCAGTCGCTGGAGCGGGCGGCCGCGATGCTGCGTCTGCTGGCGGGCGGCGAGCGCCGGCTCGGGCTCTCCGACATCGCCTCCTCGCTGGGGCTGGCCAAGGGCACGGCGCACGGCATTCTGCGCACCCTTCAGCTGGAGGGTTTCGTCGAACAGGACGCGGCGTCGGGCCGCTACCAGCTGGGCGCGGAGCTGCTGCGGCTCGGCAACAGCTATCTGGACGTCCACGAGCTGCGGGCCCGCGCCCTGGTCTGGACGGACGACCTGGCCCGCTCCAGCGGCGAGAGCGTCCACCTCGGGGTGCTGCACCAGCACGGCGTACTGATCGTCCACCACGTCTTCCGGCCCGACGACAGCCGCCAGGTGCTGGAGGTCGGGGCGATGCAGCCGCTGCACTCCACGGCGCTGGGCAAGGTGCTGTCCGCGTACGACCCGGTGGCCCACAGCGAGGTCATGGAGGCGGAACGCCGCTCCTTCACCGGGCGCACCGTCACCGAGGCCGACGCGTTCGAGTCGATGCTCGACCTGGTCCGGGCCCAGGGCTGGGCCGCCGACGCCGAGGAGACCTGGGAGGGCGTCGCCGCCGTGGCCGCCCCCGTGCACGACCGGCGCAGGATGCCGGTGGGCGCGGTCGCCGTGACCGGCGCGGTGGAGCGCGTGGCCCCGGGCGGCACACTGCGCCCCGAGCTGATCGCGGCCGTACGGGACTGCGCCCGCGCGGTCTCCCGGGACCTGGGCGCCGGG
This sequence is a window from Streptomyces parvus. Protein-coding genes within it:
- a CDS encoding HAD family phosphatase, yielding MTSTVPASLTRTAEEAALQAVLLDMDGTLVDTEGFWWDVEKEVFAGLGHRLDEAWRDVVVGGPMSRSAGYLIDVTGADIRLDELTVLLNDGFEKRISRGVPLMPGAERLLAELAVYEVPTALVSASHRRIIDRVLESVGRHHFALTVAGDEVARTKPHPEPYLTAAAGFGADPWRCAVIEDTATGVAAAEAAGCRVVAVPSVAPIAPAAGRVVVGSLEEVDLAFLRGLITGSSRSM
- the metH gene encoding methionine synthase, producing the protein MASLPTSAADSRTRAEALREALATRVVVADGAMGTMLQAQDPTLEDFENLEGCNEILNITRPDIVRSVHEEYFAVGVDCVETNTFGANHSAANEYEIADRIFELSESGARIAREVADEFGAKDGRQRWVLGSIGPGTKLPSLGHITYDVLRDGYQQNAEGLLAGGSDALIVETTQDLLQTKASIIGARRAMDALGLQVPLICSLAFETTGVMLLGSEIGAALTALEPLGIDLIGLNCSTGPDEMSEHLRYLARHSRTPLMCMPNAGLPVLTKDGAHFPLGPDGLADSQEHFVRDYGLSLIGGCCGTTPAHLKAVVDRARELTPTERDPRPEPGAASLYQHIPFRQDTAYLAIGERTNANGSKKFREAMLEARWDDCVEMARDQIREGAHMLDLCVDYVGRDGVADMTELAGRFATASTLPIVLDSTELDVLRAGLEQLGGRAVLNSVNYEDGDGPESRFAQVSALAAEHGAALIALTIDEEGQARTVEHKVAIAERLIEDLTTNWGIRESDILIDTLTFTICTGQEESRGDGIATIGAIRELKKRHPDVQTTLGLSNISFGLNPAARVVLNSVFLDECVKAGLDSAIVHASKILPIARLEEEQVEVALDLIYDRRAEGYDPLQKLMELFEGVNMKSMKAGKAEELMALPLDERLQRRIIDGEKNGLEADLDEALQDTPALDIVNNTLLEGMKVVGELFGSGQMQLPFVLQSAEVMKSAVAHLEPHMEKSDDEGKGTIVLATVRGDVHDIGKNLVDIILSNNGYNVVNLGIKQPVSAILEAAEEHRADVIGMSGLLVKSTVIMKENLQELNQRKMAADFPVILGGAALTRAYVEQDLHEIYEGEVRYARDAFEGLRLMDALIGVKRGVPGAALPELKQRRVPKKDTDTAVLEVEEPEGSVRSDVSTTNPIPEPPFRGTRVVKGIPLKDYASWLDEGALFKGQWGLKQARTGDGPTYEELVETEGRPHLRGWLDHLQSNNLLEAAVVYGYFPCVSKGEDLILLHEDGSERTRFTFPRQRRGRRLCLADFFRPEESGETDVIGLQIVTVGSRIGEATAELFAANSYRDYLELHGLSVQLAEALAEYWHARVRSELGFGGEDPEDVEDMFALKYRGARFSLGYGACPDLEDRAKIADLLQPERIGVHLSEEFQLHPEQSTDAIVIHHPEAKYFNAR
- a CDS encoding IclR family transcriptional regulator, whose amino-acid sequence is MAKNIQSLERAAAMLRLLAGGERRLGLSDIASSLGLAKGTAHGILRTLQLEGFVEQDAASGRYQLGAELLRLGNSYLDVHELRARALVWTDDLARSSGESVHLGVLHQHGVLIVHHVFRPDDSRQVLEVGAMQPLHSTALGKVLSAYDPVAHSEVMEAERRSFTGRTVTEADAFESMLDLVRAQGWAADAEETWEGVAAVAAPVHDRRRMPVGAVAVTGAVERVAPGGTLRPELIAAVRDCARAVSRDLGAGRF